The nucleotide sequence cctccgcgtcatgctcatctttgttcacAGGGATAACCGTGGtggttaacagggtcgtaagcttatccatgaggtctatcagtacttgagccagcgggcgcacggggcctcctgccctggctgctcctaacccggaagtGATCGCGGCTGCGGCTGTAGAGTTTTGTCCGGGTTGAGTCCCATccataaagactcctgcccaatttggcgactcacagaggtccggaatactaagaccatcggaacagcccccgagcgcaccatcttgaacttgatacaaagaaaATCTGTTGAACCGGTGAACGAATCACTGTCAGAGgggatggccgtctcaccaccatcttcaggaccttcagaaagctcttctccgtggacgcagcccacaaagacatGCTTCACGCCAGGTTGAACTTGGGcaggtttcgcacgctgagccgtctcaacgaggtcggtgcagttgtccggctcaggccccggctcaccaatccggccgataaaGATGTGGatccctccaaaggggacccggtacccgtactcaattgagccggcgtcggggccccagccttcgtcgtcgatgtagatcttgccgcgacgactcttggtcatctggcccgttacgtatcccttgagcccttcgaagttgcccttcaagaactcaaatccaccatgcgctggccccacgttgggcgccaactgtcgtggaattgtcacgtcagatgtcctcgtgaaaggacttagttgtggagccatcgcaactaggaagcctgaaggggttaaacgggacaaaggacacgagagggtttatactagttcggccccttacggtgaaggtaaggcctacgtctagttgggttggtattgatgtttctatgaccagggagcaagatacgctatgcctggctctcgatgagttgtctCTTTTCCTAAGcagccagcgggtcgtccccttatatacacgggtcgatgcCCTCCGGCCTACAGAGTCCTGGACGGCTTATAAACAATGCCCGGCTCGGTTACTaattaagtctaccttatgatacaagtaatattataacTGCGGTTTACTACAACGAGCCTTAAGTCGCCGGTGGGCTTTAAGCTCCTTATGAACCGTCATCTTCATGccttgtcttgggcttctctccggtgagccctctttgcgtaacccggccactcctgggcggcttacacaaatagttatatccccaacaatctgCAATCTACAATTTTTGGAGTTGCATTGGTGGGGAATGAGAGTAGCGACTCATTCGAATGGATTTTTAATGCTTTTAAGCGGTGCATGCGAAAAGACCCAACTTGCATACTAACAGGTATTGCCTCGAACACCTCCAAGCCCCTAGAACTTTCTCCTTTATTTTCAATACTATTTTTTAATAACAAAAATAACCCAAGAAATGACAAAAACATTGTTTTGCAGATCAATGCCCTACCATGAAAGCAGTTACACCTAAGGTCTTCCTCAGAACTCATCACCGCCTCTGCCGATGGCacattatgaaaaaaataaaaGATCATTTGTCAAAATTATACTTGGAACATGAAACATTTAAGGAAGACCTCGCAGCAGTCCTTAACCATCCACTCATGCCAGCAGAGTTTGAAGCAGCATGGCACGACCTCATGGACACATACAACTTACAGAATGACACCATCCTACTGGGCCTATGGGAAGAGAGAACAACATGGATATCTGCATACTGGAAGGAGATATTCTGCGCCAGAATGACGTCAACACAAAGAAGCGAAAGCATGAATCATATCCTGAAAAAAGTTTTCGTGAAAGAAACACAAGTGATGCACATATTTGCCAGACATGTCAATGAATGCATACAGAAGAGGCACCAGCTTGAGGTTGCCGAGACAATAGCTTCAACGGTAAGAGCAACTCCTACATTGTAAAAACCTTGCAGCAGTTAGCTTTCAATGGCTGCTGCAGTTGAACTTAAAAATAAAAATAGGGCCCTCGGACAGTTAATTCATTACTCCACCATTTATAAGTTACAAAAATTGTATCACTAACGACAATGCTTGTTCCATGTTAAAGGGTATCAGAAACCCTCTCACTAGGTACCTTTTCGAGAAACAGTTGATGGACGTGTACACACGCGCTGTCTACAACTTATTCCGTGAAAGACTCTTCAAAAGCGGCGCCTTCCGAATCAAACAGTCAACTGAGCATCCAACGAAGTACTACGTACACCACTACAACCAAGAGAAAAAATTCGCATGGTCAAGGCACGAATTCCAGGTGGTCGCTGATGAAACAAATGGCGAGTAAGAATGCGAGTGCAAACTCTTTGATCACACAGGTAAGAAAAAAGAGCTACTCATCATGCATATATTCTTTCTTGTCTAATAAAAATAAAAGATCAAACTGACAAAGAAAATGATGTCAATTCTGTCAGGACTATTCTGCCATCACATAATTGCACTGTTGGAACACCTGCGAGTAGCTATAATACCAGATCGGTACATACTGCAACGGTACACAAGGGATGCAAATAGTGACTCGGCATCACATAATTGCACTGTTGGAACACCTGCGAGTAGCTATAATACCAGATCGGTACATACTGCAACGGTACACAAGGGATGCAAATAGTGACTCGGCATTCAACCGCAGAGACTACAGGAATACAACTGCAGATGGTACACTAATTCAATACCGCCGCACAATGCTGCTGAACGAGACACTAAAAACTGTCCAGAAGGGGGTAAAGACAGATGCAGTTTACAACAGGCTGATGACATGCCTGAAACAAGTGCAACCAGAGCTAGATGATCTAAATAGTGATGACATGGAGTTAACGGAATGCAAACAATCATCTGTAGATGAAAATGAAGTTGCCCCTGAAATGGCAGAACAAAAAGATCCAGCGATTGAGAAGTCAAGTATGGATGATGATCGCGACAAAATACACCCACCCCCAGTGTGCAAAACAAAAGGTAGAAACAAACTAAGTGCGGCCATGAAACAAGAACAAAAGCCAACTGAAATTAGTGAGAAAATCAGTTCGAAAACTACTAGGCCAGAGCCACTTATTGGAAAAGATGGCATGCCACTAGGGAGCAGACTTTGCAGCAACTGCAATATGATTAATGGGCACAACAAAAGAACTTGCGTGAAAAGGCAGTTAGAGCAAAAGCTTCTGCAAGCACATGAGAAAACATATGGGACTGTGGAAAAATCCAAGGTTGCTGCAACTATCAAGAAACTGCTGTCGAAAGCAACTATGAAGGAGGAAGCTATCAACGACAGTAATGAAAAAAGTGATAGTGACGAAGACGCTGAGCCTTCACCAAAGAGGATGCGCATCAACAAAGATGTTGGGGAAGGCAAGATCTTTAAGAAAAGATGCAAAAAGTGTAACAAGGTCGAAGGGCACAACACTCGTACGTGTGATGTAGTCAGAATAGGCAATGAGATTCTAGAAATGACAGAGCAGATGGTTCACCAGGGACAGGACGAGGCATGTAATAGAAAGCACAAAACAACATCTCAGAAGCTTGCAGGGGCAAAAGGAGGTCAGGAGCCAACCAGACGGAGCAACAGGCTCAAAAATTGAAAAAAGAAAAATATAGATACACATGTgaaacagatatatatatatatatatgtagcacTTGTAAAAACATTCAACTTACGGTATACTGGTTAcgcccgccccccccccctatatatTTTGCGAAAAGATGTCATCATGATTTATGTAGCTTCCCCCTCCACTCTCCTTTCTGATCATGATTTTTCTGAAGTACAAAGTTAGCATGGGTGTGTTGCTGCAGTTAGCATGTACAGATCCTCAAGACGATAAATTCCTTGAAAATAACCTTACAAGCTTGGGTGCATGGCTATAGTTAGCATGCATAAAAATAAAATCGTAAAAAAAGGCTTCAGTTAGATCCCATGAATAATGCAGTTAACTTCATGCAGTCAGTCCAGTTAACTGGCAGTCCACCTGACTAGTAGTTTACTTGCTAAAAAGCATTTAGTAAAAGGAAAATTAAAAAATGCAGTTAACTTCCTCGAAGACATGAAGTTACCATCTTCATATGGTGCAGTTAACTACCTCCATGATATGCAAGTTAACTTCACAATAAAAATGCTTTTTGTTACACCATGGCTTGAAGTTACCACATTGAGTCAGTGCAGTTAGCTTAGCTTCACAACTGTGATTTGCAAGCTTTCTCTGCTTCAGTTAGCAACAATTCCGAGCACAGAGCAGTTAGCAGGCTTTCTCTACTTCAGTGAACTTCTGTCGTTGCCCCAGGACGCCAAATTCCAATAGGATCCTGTGAGCACCACCGCCTCTGTCTACTTATCCATGACAATCATAATCAGATACTGATTTGGTGAACACGCGGCTCCACGCTAGTGACGGCTCCCTCTCTTGACCATGGCCCCCGTCGCCGTCCCAGACAATCAATGTGCAAGTGTAAAGACAATGGAGGCTCCTAAAATTATTTTCAAGAAAAACCACTTGCTAACTGCAAGCCAAGATACTCTGCTCTCTAATTGCTGCTTATGTTGACCTCCATAACTGTTTTTGTGGGTAATTTGCATCGGGAAAAAATTGATTGCTAACTGCAGGCCGAGATACTGCTTGTTAAGATGTACTCCTAACCTCCTTTAAGATGTTAACTGCAATGTAAACCTTCACAGTTAAGTCTACCCAGTCCAATGGTTAGCTATTTCATCCCTGACAGGTATGAAAgaataaaaatgaattaaaaacAAAAGAAGCAAAAAAATCAGTTATGTTGCTCGTCGCATGCAGTTAGGTATTTCATACCCGCAGTTAGCGTGACCCaattaaaaaagaaaaaataattagTCGCTCAGTTAACTTGGTGCTAACTATTGCTATTCCTGGAAGTTAGCTATTTCACTCATGGAAGTTAACTTGACCTGACGATAGCAGTTAACTTGCTGGAAAAACATTTAGTAGAAAGTGGAATAAAAAATGTGCTTTGAGGAGACAGTTAACTTCCTCCACGATATGAAGTTACCATCTTGAACAATAGTGCAGTTAATTCCAAAAATACATAAAACATGAGAAAAACATTCATAAAACACATCGACATATTCATCTACTTGCGCCGCTGTCCTGCAATCCCGCTTATAACAACTTAGCAATGTCAGCCATCTCCCCCGGCCACTGGTCGCGCCGAACCTCATTATTAGGGTGGAAAAGAACATAAAAAAGGCACTCGGCCTTCCAGTACGCAGAATATGGCTGCAGATAAAACAAGATTGTTGTGTCAGTTAGCATGAAAAAAAAGTTAGATTGAGAAAAAAAGAAATGATCCAGCAAAAATTACATCACGCTTCTTCACTTCCTCTACTAGCTTGATGCCATCATACAAAAAAGCAGCTTTTAACATGTAAAAGCCACATTCGTTAACCCCTTGCTCTAGCATTTTCGCGTAGCTACATCTCTCTGCCAGATGTTCCCAACGGGGCTGTCTTGAAGAGTTGTATGCAGCTTCGCCATACACCTCCTTCATCAACAACGACATCCTGGACATCTGTGTGAGATAGAAAAAATTGAGACTTGAAAATACTTTAAAGCACAACACGCACGTGgaacgaaaaaaaggaaaaaaagtgaaaTAAAGACCACATACAATTTCGACATGTTCTTCATGGAATCGGTTCCTTGAAAGGTTACGCCCTGTGTATCTCCACGAGTCATGGATATCCAGGGACTCACGATACTTGTTCATAGTGTACAGTGTGAAATGATTCCGATTCCAATATGGTAGCATGATCTGTCAACATGTGAATTAGACGACAAAGAAGAGCATAAGAAGTTAGCTACAAATGTCTTAGCAGTTTAGaagacaacactacaaaaaaataactTGGCGAAAAAACGCCATGCACTAACCAGGTTTGCAGCGAGCAGGTTCTCTTTTATGTATAGCTTGAACTTCTGAGCAGCAAGTTTAACATTGAAGGGCGGCCTCGGGATCTcctgcccatcttcatcaactggcCGATGGTATGGTTCAATTTCAACAAGATACTAGAAAAAATAACAAACACATGATGATGATTTATGAAGATactagaaaaaacaaaaagaatgcATCATAAATAGATCATCGTACATTTATCACATACGGGCTAAGCAACACCCTATCTCCGGATTTATACACATGATTGTAGTCAGGGCTTCCCTTCCAATAGCTGATCACAAGATCCATCAACTCAGTATCAATGCAACCGGCAGGACCAAAGTAGGTAACTAGATATTTAGCATCAGCTATAAATTCATCGCCAGTTCGAGAAGTGCACTTAAACAGAGGGACCCTATGCGgacaaaaacaaaaaggaaaaagatGCATGAAGCAGCaccaaaacaaaaatgaaaaaggacttttgaaaaaaaaacttggACTCATTGTGGATACTTGTCGATAAACTCCTTGCTAAGTATTAGGTCCAAAATTTGTTTTGCAACAGCCACAAATGGAAACTTGAATGGCTTGAGAGCATACACAGGCATTCTCAGCCTCATTGACAGAGCAACTGGCCTTTTATTAGACACTACCAATGGCTCCTCCACTGATTTTCTCCTGGTGAACACTGTTCTCTCACCATGCAAAATGAAATCATCATAGTCACTCATAACAAGAGGTGATTTCACTGTTGCTTTAATATGACTAGCAGCTCTGGGCGGCAAACCCTTTTTAGGCGCCGGAGGCATAAAAGAATCATCATCACTCTCAACACAACGATCCACAGCCTTTGGGGCAGCCCAAGTCACCCCCTTTGATTTTGAGTGCACACCGTCCTTCTTTACTTTAACAGCTTCAACTGACTTCAATATGTCATCATCCGATATTACCTGAATTTCTTGCGTCTCACATTGGCTCTTGAACAAACTAAATTTAGGCTCGTCTAGCCCAAGATCTGCAAcacaaaaaccacaaaaaaaagagCGCACACGGAAGGCGGGTGAGCACAGGAAAAAAATATAGAAAGGGGCTGTGTGCTGATAATAAAATAGGACGACCActacaaaaataaaaatatatatacaACAAACAAAAGGAACACAAAAAAAGAAAGGGCAAAACCTCCAGAATAACCCAGCACCTCGCAAATATTAATGTCAAAAAACCCACAAGTAATCCACCTATACAGGGATTGAACCctgaccatatatatatatatatatatatatctttttgAGAAAACGCAGCATAACTCTCACCATCATATGTCTCCAGCAGTTCATTCATGAAAAAACCACAGTCGATACTGTATCAAATAATTATAAAACTATTATCAGCATACACACAAGGAAAAAAATCAGGATTTGCAAGTTAGCTCAGTACAACTGTGCAGTTACCAGATATATGAAAAATGTTATGTGACAGATGGCTTAAAAAGATCCATGAAAAAGAATAGTTCAAAAATAACAGGTGAATATAAAATATATATGATGACCACGGATATAAAAACACATGTATGAAGTTAGCTTAATGCATTCGCATGGTTACATCATGCACGAAGTATATAAGGATAAAAAGCATCATTTAAGATCTTTCAGTTAACTTAGAACACATGCACAGTTTAGTTCACAGAGACCTAACTTACAGACATGGAAAAAATGAGCATATAAATAAACACAATTATGGCAGTTAAGTTTAATTCGTTTGAGCAGAATACACATAAGTTAAATAGACAACAAAGTAAAAAACAGAAACAATAATTCTAACAAACGATTGGATTTAAAATTAGATAAAACACgagctacaaaagaaaagaagcaAAAAGATGTATTACGGGTTTTCCTGCTGGGGCACAACGGCATGGTGCAAACGGAAATGGTCAATGTTTGCCGGATCCAACTTCTTCTTCTTGCGCTCAGACGAGCCATTCCTCCAAAGCTGCTTAATGTTCTTCGCCATCCTGTTTATGACCCTTATGCCACTCTCACTACCGGGAAGGTGCCAAGAATCAAGCAGCTCAAAACAACAATGCTTAATGTTTAGCGCAACTACGCAATAGTGCCCCGCACCTTCCCTGGTAGCTGGAGGGTCAAAGACACCAAAGAGTACAATATCCTTCTTATCCAGCGGCTCATCGGCATAGGCAAAGAAAAATCTGATCAAGTGCCTATTATCAAAGGACCCCTTCCAGATAGATTGCTGCAAATGAAGAAACATCTCTGTTAGCTATAAAAAGCTcatgaaaaaacaagaaaaaaatgaaCACTATAATAATGTATATAAGATCTTACCGAAATATGAAATGGAGCCACCATCTTGAAGAATTTTGGTATTTCGAATGAAGAAGAAAAATTCCTACAGAAGCAACCGCAGTGTTCAGCATGCCACCAACTCTGAAAGACTCCGCAACCTGCTTGACAGTTGCTTTGCAAAACGCATTCTCAAACAGCACCTCATCCCTAGTATTGAAAAAAAACACGAAAACCTTTTAACAAATGCAAAGAATAAAAATGTTGGCAACAAATCAGAAATGAGGTAAAGACGAAACACAATGATGTTTGGTAAATACTTTTTATTCTTGTCCTTCCTTAACCTCATAATAGCAGAGTATAAGTCCTTCATGCATTGCACAGCTTCAGGTGTGGTTGGGGTTTGCGTAAAACTGGGGACTGTTTGAGATGAATCTATAATAACGGGTGAAAAAAGGTTAGCAGTTAGCAAAATGATACTGAATAGTTAATAAAAAGCAAAGAACACATACACCGAGAAGCAGCTAAAAATCGCTACCTATCTCATTTATTGACACTCCCAAGTCATCGCTATTTGTCTCCTCAGAAGCGCCATCAGCACCAACTTTGTCAACGTTGGGTTCAACTTCAGGCTGAGGCTCAACACTATAATTACCGCGCATCATAGCTTTTGAAATTATATCTTTCAGCTTCGCATCTAACCCCTCGGTAACTTCTGCAGGATTCCCAAAAAGTCTCGCAGGAGCAGATGCACCACGGTCAACATTTGATTTGTCTAGCACATGAGACACATTGAAAACACTTGCATCCTTGGGGTCTGCTACAGTAGCATGAGCAACACGACCTGGGTGGGTGTCAACAACTGTAGCATCCTTCAGAAATTCAGAAACAACAGTATGCTTCGCATCCTTGTTCGATGCACATGCTCCATCGACAACATGCATTTCGCGGACCGGAATAGGAAATACATCACCTCTGGCTCCAATGCTTTCAGGCATAGATGTACCTCTCAGCGCTTGTTTTCCTACACAACTTGCTGCATGATTGACACCATCACCAACGCCATCCATGACAAACACACTCTCACAAGCACCTTCAGGCGCCTGTCTACCATCAAGCAAACCTGAACCACTATCAGCATTGTGAGTGACAA is from Triticum aestivum cultivar Chinese Spring chromosome 1B, IWGSC CS RefSeq v2.1, whole genome shotgun sequence and encodes:
- the LOC123109364 gene encoding uncharacterized protein isoform X1, translating into MVAPFHISQSIWKGSFDNRHLIRFFFAYADEPLDKKDIVLFGVFDPPATREGAGHYCVVALNIKHCCFELLDSWHLPGSESGIRVINRMAKNIKQLWRNGSSERKKKKLDPANIDHFRLHHAVVPQQENPIDCGFFMNELLETYDDLGLDEPKFSLFKSQCETQEIQVISDDDILKSVEAVKVKKDGVHSKSKGVTWAAPKAVDRCVESDDDSFMPPAPKKGLPPRAASHIKATVKSPLVMSDYDDFILHGERTVFTRRKSVEEPLVVSNKRPVALSMRLRMPVYALKPFKFPFVAVAKQILDLILSKEFIDKVPLFKCTSRTGDEFIADAKYLVTYFGPAGCIDTELMDLVISYWKGSPDYNHVYKSGDRVLLSPYVINYLVEIEPYHRPVDEDGQEIPRPPFNVKLAAQKFKLYIKENLLAANLIMLPYWNRNHFTLYTMNKYRESLDIHDSWRYTGRNLSRNRFHEEHVEIMSRMSLLMKEVYGEAAYNSSRQPRWEHLAERCSYAKMLEQGVNECGFYMLKAAFLYDGIKLVEEVKKRDPYSAYWKAECLFYVLFHPNNEVRRDQWPGEMADIAKLL
- the LOC123109364 gene encoding uncharacterized protein isoform X4 codes for the protein MARLSARRRSWIRQTLTISVCTMPLCPSRKTHLGLDEPKFSLFKSQCETQEIQVISDDDILKSVEAVKVKKDGVHSKSKGVTWAAPKAVDRCVESDDDSFMPPAPKKGLPPRAASHIKATVKSPLVMSDYDDFILHGERTVFTRRKSVEEPLVVSNKRPVALSMRLRMPVYALKPFKFPFVAVAKQILDLILSKEFIDKVPLFKCTSRTGDEFIADAKYLVTYFGPAGCIDTELMDLVISYWKGSPDYNHVYKSGDRVLLSPYVINYLVEIEPYHRPVDEDGQEIPRPPFNVKLAAQKFKLYIKENLLAANLIMLPYWNRNHFTLYTMNKYRESLDIHDSWRYTGRNLSRNRFHEEHVEIMSRMSLLMKEVYGEAAYNSSRQPRWEHLAERCSYAKMLEQGVNECGFYMLKAAFLYDGIKLVEEVKKRDPYSAYWKAECLFYVLFHPNNEVRRDQWPGEMADIAKLL
- the LOC123109364 gene encoding uncharacterized protein isoform X2; this encodes MVAPFHISQSIWKGSFDNRHLIRFFFAYADEPLDKKDIVLFGVFDPPATREGAGHYCVVALNIKHCCFELLDSWHLPGSESGIRVINRMAKNIKQLWRNGSSERKKKKLDPANIDHFRLHHAVVPQQENPIDCGFFMNELLETYDDLGLDEPKFSLFKSQCETQEIQVISDDDILKSVEAVKVKKDGVHSKSKGVTWAAPKAVDRCVESDDDSFMPPAPKKGLPPRAASHIKATVKSPLVMSDYDDFILHGERTVFTRRKSVEEPLVVSNKRPVALSMRLRMPVVPLFKCTSRTGDEFIADAKYLVTYFGPAGCIDTELMDLVISYWKGSPDYNHVYKSGDRVLLSPYVINYLVEIEPYHRPVDEDGQEIPRPPFNVKLAAQKFKLYIKENLLAANLIMLPYWNRNHFTLYTMNKYRESLDIHDSWRYTGRNLSRNRFHEEHVEIMSRMSLLMKEVYGEAAYNSSRQPRWEHLAERCSYAKMLEQGVNECGFYMLKAAFLYDGIKLVEEVKKRDPYSAYWKAECLFYVLFHPNNEVRRDQWPGEMADIAKLL
- the LOC123109364 gene encoding uncharacterized protein isoform X3, with the protein product MVAPFHISQSIWKGSFDNRHLIRFFFAYADEPLDKKDIVLFGVFDPPATREGAGHYCVVALNIKHCCFELLDSWHLPGSESGIRVINRMAKNIKQLWRNGSSERKKKKLDPANIDHFRLHHAVVPQQENPIDCGFFMNELLETYDDLGLDEPKFSLFKSQCETQEIQVISDDDILKSVEAVKVKKDGVHSKSKGVTWAAPKAVDRCVESDDDSFMPPAPKKGLPPRAASHIKATVKSPLVMSDYDDFILHGERTVFTRRKSVEEPLVVSNKRPVALSMRLRMPVYWKGSPDYNHVYKSGDRVLLSPYVINYLVEIEPYHRPVDEDGQEIPRPPFNVKLAAQKFKLYIKENLLAANLIMLPYWNRNHFTLYTMNKYRESLDIHDSWRYTGRNLSRNRFHEEHVEIMSRMSLLMKEVYGEAAYNSSRQPRWEHLAERCSYAKMLEQGVNECGFYMLKAAFLYDGIKLVEEVKKRDPYSAYWKAECLFYVLFHPNNEVRRDQWPGEMADIAKLL